The Rhopalosiphum maidis isolate BTI-1 chromosome 1, ASM367621v3, whole genome shotgun sequence genome has a segment encoding these proteins:
- the LOC113548506 gene encoding uncharacterized protein LOC113548506 has protein sequence MHSSRTTVSVSSLSVVVLAAVAVTVAGVAVADRPVDGLLDRVLDRCSLGPGAVGCLKGNVLEFLRDGRAADVDADNGGDVDSELVRAAGAYIERRVNEPTAPVVRPGRAMDNDAAPAAAAPAATTTTTARADMEMGMMQDKMLMPLMMMMKMKLKMLMPIMMAIVSMKATKALVLSKVAIMLVLGFLVKEFLKKSGIPGLPIHLPGFPGPSEPSSTSAPPPMYGPPQSSSYESSSSWEPTGYSSHSSDSAHSMAYNSYQPSSSSGSSASLSSTKY, from the exons ATGCACAGCAGCAGAACTACAGTGTCCGTGTCGTCGCTCTCGGTGGTGGTGCTAGCCGCGGTCGCAGTGACCGTGGCCGGGGTCGCGGTTGCCGACCGCCCGGTCGACGGTCTGCTGGACAGGGTGCTGGACAGGTGTTCGCTGGGACCGGGCGCCGTCGGCTGTTTGAAGGGCAACGTGTTGGAGTTCTTGCGGGACGGCCGCGCCGCCGACGTGGACGCCGACAACGGCGGTGACGTGGACTCGGAGCTGGTGCGAGCGGCCGGCGCGTACATCGAACGCCGCGTCAACGAGCCCACCGCGCCCGTGGTGCGTCCCGGCCGGGCGATGGACAACGACGCCGctcccgccgccgccgctccTGCCGCGACGACTACTACCACAGCTAGAG CTGACATGGAAATGGGCATGATGCAAGACAAAATGCTGATGCCGCTCATGATGATGATGAAGATGAAGCTCAAGATGCTCATGCCCATAATGATGGCCATCGTCAGCATGAAGGCCACCAAGGCGCTGGTGCTCAGCAAGGTGGCCATCATGCTGGTGCTCGGGTTCCTCGTCAAGGAGTTCCTGAAGAAGTCCGGCATACCCGGCCTGCCGATACACCTTCCCGGATTCCCGGGCCCGTCGGAACCGTCGTCCACGTCCGCCCCGCCACCCATGTACGGGCCGCCGCAGTCGTCCAGCTACGAGTCGTCCAGCTCGTGGGAGCCCACGGGATACTCGAGCCATTCCTCCGATTCCGCACATTCGATGGCCTACAACAGTTACCAGCCGTCGTCTTCGTCCGGTTCGTCGGCCAGCCTGTCGTCCaccaaatattga